A segment of the Candidatus Methylomirabilota bacterium genome:
TGCTTGAGGGGATTCTGCTTGGCGAAGCCGTCCAGGGTCGCCGCATGGTCAGCACTCACGCCCAGAACCTGGGCGCCCGCGGCCTCGAACTGGGGCACGGCCCCATCGAAGCCCAGGATCTCCTTGGTTCAGGTCGGAGTGAATGCCTGGATGAACGTGTAGATGACTACTGGCCCCTTGCCGAGCATGTCGGACAGCTTGATCTGCTTGTTGCCCGGGGCGACCACGGTGAAGTCGGGCGCCTTCTGCCCGACTTCCAGGGCCGACGCGGGGAGCGCGGCCGGGAGGCTGGTCAGACCGAGCGCCAGCATCGCGCCGGCCAGGATCATGAAGCGCATGCGCATGGAAAGCTCCTTCTCGAGCCCGGTCATGGCGATAAGACGCTGGACGCCCCACCCGTCGTTCCCCGTCGCCCAAGCATATCATCCTGCTCGGAGAGACCGGCCCGGCGGGTCTCCCGTCTCTCCTTATAGCATGCTGGCTTCATGTCCATCCTGCCCTGGCCGCGCCGGGCTCTCGGAGCTGCCGTGGTGGTCCTCTCGCTCCTGGGCTGGGCCTCCGCGTTACTTGACCGCCCGTACCGCGAGGAACTCACCGTTCCCCACCGGAACGAGACTTGTCGTGAAGTCGGTGTCGGCGTTGACGAGGGCAATGAAGAGCGCCATCTGCTCCGGATGCGAGGTGGCGTTGTCGACGACCAACAAGCCACCCGGGCGGAGCACGCGCTTCAGGCTTGGCCACCACCCAGGATACTCGGGCCGTTCGGAATCGAGGAATATGAGGTCGAAGGCCCCATCACCCGAGCGTTCCAGCACACGGCCAGCATCGTCGTGAACCAGAGAGATGAAGGAAGCGAGTCCGGCCCGAGTGAAGTTCGTCGAGGCCAGCCCCACCTTGTACTCGGAGAGTTCTACGGTGGTCACAGACCCCCCAATGGCTCGCGCGGCACTGGCCAGCCACAGGGTCGAGTACCCATTGGAGGTGCCGATCTCGAGCACGCGCCGGGCCAGGGTCGCGATGACCAGCACGGCCAGGAAGGAACCCGTGTCTCGCGTGATATTGAGCATCCGACGCGGACGCTCGGTCGTGGAGCTGTCGTTGGCCTGGCCGAAATGCTCGAGCTCAGCCATCAAGCTGTCTAGCGGGCTATTCAACGGCTTCTCGCGACGCCCAACGTGACGGCGTCCTCGCC
Coding sequences within it:
- a CDS encoding O-methyltransferase; this encodes MAELEHFGQANDSSTTERPRRMLNITRDTGSFLAVLVIATLARRVLEIGTSNGYSTLWLASAARAIGGSVTTVELSEYKVGLASTNFTRAGLASFISLVHDDAGRVLERSGDGAFDLIFLDSERPEYPGWWPSLKRVLRPGGLLVVDNATSHPEQMALFIALVNADTDFTTSLVPVGNGEFLAVRAVK